A window from Streptomyces sp. NBC_00299 encodes these proteins:
- a CDS encoding O-acetyl-ADP-ribose deacetylase: MTTIRLVQGDITRESVDAIVNAANSSLLGGGGVDGAIHRRGGPAILDECRKLRASRYGKGLPTGQAVATTAGELDARWVIHTVGPVWAATEDRSELLASCYRESLRVADELGARTVAFPAVSTGIYGWPMDDGARIAVATVRAADTSVEEVRFVLFDEAAYEEFARQVG; encoded by the coding sequence ATGACCACCATCAGGCTCGTCCAGGGCGACATCACGCGAGAGTCCGTCGACGCGATCGTCAACGCCGCGAACTCCTCCCTCCTCGGCGGGGGAGGAGTCGACGGCGCCATCCACCGCCGCGGCGGCCCGGCGATCCTCGACGAGTGCCGCAAGCTGCGCGCCTCCCGGTACGGCAAGGGTCTGCCGACCGGGCAGGCGGTCGCCACGACGGCGGGGGAGCTGGACGCACGCTGGGTGATCCATACGGTGGGCCCGGTCTGGGCGGCCACCGAGGACCGCTCCGAGCTGCTGGCCTCCTGCTACCGGGAGTCGCTGCGGGTGGCCGACGAGCTGGGTGCCCGGACGGTCGCCTTCCCCGCCGTCTCCACCGGCATTTACGGCTGGCCGATGGACGACGGCGCCCGGATCGCGGTCGCGACCGTACGGGCGGCAGACACGTCGGTCGAGGAGGTCAGATTCGTCCTCTTCGACGAGGCGGCGTACGAGGAGTTCGCCCGGCAGGTCGGCTGA
- a CDS encoding AlkA N-terminal domain-containing protein, with protein MQKGMHTDTERCVRAVQSKDARFDGWFFTAVVTTGIYCRPSCPVVPPKPENMRFHPSAAACQQAGFRACKRCRPDTSPGSPEWNQRADLVARAMRLIADGVVDREGVPGLAARLGYSTRQIERQLLAELGAGPLALARAQRAQAARLLIETTPLPMADIAFAAGFASIRTFNDTVREVYALAPTELRTRAVPRSSPVTSGPSGIPGVSANTAGALTLRLPFRAPLNPDNLFGHLAATAVPGVEEWRNGAYRRTLRLPYGHGIVSLTPQPDHIACRLTLSDLRDLTVAISRCRRMLDLDADPVAIDDQLRMDPLLAPLVDKAPGRRVPRTVDEAEFAVRAVLGQQVSTAAARTHAARLVTAHGEQVDDPEGGLTHLFPAPEALASLDPETLAMPRSRRTTFTTLVRQLADGDVRLGPDSDWPQTRARLLDLPGFGPWTVDVIAMRALGDPDAFLPTDLGIRRAAQELGLPSTPAALTARAAAWRPWRAYAVQYLWATDSHPINFLPV; from the coding sequence ATGCAGAAGGGGATGCACACCGACACCGAGCGCTGCGTGCGCGCCGTCCAGTCCAAGGACGCCCGCTTCGACGGCTGGTTCTTCACCGCGGTCGTCACGACCGGGATCTACTGCCGGCCCAGTTGCCCGGTGGTCCCGCCCAAGCCGGAGAACATGCGGTTCCACCCGAGCGCCGCCGCCTGCCAGCAGGCCGGATTCCGGGCGTGCAAGCGCTGCCGGCCGGACACCAGCCCCGGCTCACCTGAGTGGAACCAGCGCGCCGATCTCGTCGCCCGCGCGATGAGGCTCATCGCCGACGGAGTCGTGGACCGCGAGGGCGTCCCCGGCCTCGCCGCCCGGCTCGGCTACAGCACCCGGCAGATCGAACGCCAGCTCCTCGCCGAACTGGGCGCAGGCCCCCTCGCCCTGGCCCGCGCCCAGCGCGCCCAGGCGGCCCGCCTCCTCATCGAGACGACGCCCCTGCCCATGGCGGACATCGCCTTCGCGGCCGGGTTCGCGTCCATCCGCACCTTCAACGACACCGTGCGCGAGGTCTACGCCCTCGCCCCGACCGAGCTCCGCACCCGCGCGGTACCGCGCAGCAGCCCGGTGACTTCGGGACCTTCGGGGATCCCCGGCGTCTCGGCGAACACCGCCGGCGCCCTGACGCTGCGCCTGCCGTTCCGCGCCCCCCTCAACCCCGACAACCTCTTCGGCCACCTCGCGGCGACCGCGGTCCCCGGCGTCGAGGAGTGGCGGAACGGCGCGTACCGGCGCACGCTCAGGCTGCCGTACGGCCACGGCATCGTGTCCTTGACCCCCCAGCCCGACCACATCGCCTGCCGCCTCACCCTCAGCGACCTGCGCGATCTGACCGTCGCGATCAGCCGGTGCCGGCGGATGCTGGACCTGGACGCCGATCCGGTGGCGATCGACGACCAGTTGCGCATGGATCCGCTGCTGGCGCCCCTGGTCGACAAGGCGCCCGGCCGGAGGGTGCCGCGCACGGTCGACGAGGCGGAGTTCGCCGTACGGGCCGTGCTCGGCCAACAGGTCTCCACGGCGGCCGCCCGCACCCACGCGGCCCGTCTGGTCACCGCCCACGGCGAGCAGGTCGACGACCCCGAGGGCGGCCTCACCCACCTCTTCCCGGCCCCCGAGGCGCTGGCCTCGCTGGACCCGGAGACACTGGCGATGCCCCGCTCCCGCCGTACGACCTTCACCACCCTGGTCCGCCAACTCGCCGACGGCGACGTCCGCCTGGGCCCGGACAGCGACTGGCCGCAGACCCGGGCCAGGCTCCTGGACCTGCCCGGTTTCGGCCCCTGGACGGTCGACGTCATCGCGATGCGCGCCCTCGGCGACCCCGACGCCTTCCTCCCCACCGACCTCGGAATCCGCCGCGCAGCCCAGGAGTTGGGCCTGCCGTCCACTCCCGCGGCCCTCACGGCCCGGGCGGCCGCGTGGCGCCCGTGGCGGGCGTACGCCGTTCAGTACCTCTGGGCCACGGACAGCCACCCGATCAACTTCCTCCCCGTCTGA
- a CDS encoding sugar phosphate isomerase/epimerase family protein: MRPPPTPLKFGYGTNGFTHHRLTDVLVVLADLGYDGVALTLDHGHLDPYADDLPRRVTALARQLARHGLDVTVETGAPYFLDPWGKHLPTLMSDGREPRIDLLRRALRIAADLGSPTVHLCSGPAPVGLSERDAWKRLAAGVGTVLESAEKYGVALAFEPEPYMFVDTVERCLRLARLVGGHELFGITLDVGHAHCVEERSVLDCVHRAAPILRNVQIEDMRRGIHQHLEFGAGEIDFPPVLDALRDLNHRGLVSVEIQGGSLDAPDVARRSIEFLRAAERAGARV, from the coding sequence GTGAGACCTCCCCCCACCCCACTCAAGTTCGGCTACGGCACCAACGGCTTCACCCACCACCGGCTGACCGACGTCCTCGTCGTCCTCGCCGACCTCGGCTACGACGGCGTCGCGCTCACCCTCGACCACGGTCACCTCGACCCGTACGCCGACGATCTGCCCCGGCGGGTCACCGCCCTCGCGCGGCAACTCGCGCGGCACGGCCTGGACGTGACGGTGGAGACCGGAGCGCCGTACTTCCTCGACCCCTGGGGCAAGCACCTGCCCACGCTGATGTCGGACGGCCGCGAGCCGAGGATCGACCTGCTGCGCCGTGCCCTGCGGATCGCCGCCGACCTCGGCTCGCCCACCGTCCATCTGTGCAGCGGCCCGGCGCCCGTCGGGCTGTCCGAGCGGGACGCGTGGAAGCGGCTCGCGGCCGGTGTCGGGACCGTGCTGGAGTCGGCGGAGAAGTACGGGGTGGCGCTGGCCTTCGAGCCGGAGCCGTACATGTTCGTCGACACCGTCGAACGCTGTCTGCGACTCGCCCGACTGGTCGGCGGGCACGAGCTGTTCGGTATCACCCTGGATGTCGGCCACGCGCACTGCGTGGAGGAGCGTTCCGTGCTCGACTGCGTGCACCGGGCGGCGCCGATCCTGCGCAACGTGCAGATCGAGGACATGCGGCGCGGCATCCACCAGCACCTCGAATTCGGCGCCGGCGAGATCGACTTCCCGCCTGTGCTGGATGCCCTGCGCGATCTGAACCACCGCGGTCTGGTCTCCGTGGAGATCCAGGGCGGTTCGCTCGACGCGCCCGACGTCGCCCGCCGCTCGATCGAGTTCCTGCGCGCGGCCGAACGTGCCGGCGCACGCGTCTAG
- a CDS encoding ArsR/SmtB family transcription factor — MGHGAVTAAQDAAERVRLDAANVAKVATTLQALSTPSRLLILARLREGPLPATELAAEVGMEQSACSHQLRLLRNLGLVVGERRGRSVVYALHDHHVAELLDQAVYHVEHLRLGISDAAE, encoded by the coding sequence ATGGGTCATGGAGCCGTCACCGCCGCGCAGGACGCCGCCGAGCGCGTACGCCTGGACGCGGCCAACGTCGCCAAGGTGGCCACCACCCTCCAGGCCCTCTCCACCCCCTCCCGCCTGCTGATCCTGGCGCGACTGCGCGAGGGGCCGCTGCCCGCCACGGAACTGGCGGCCGAGGTGGGCATGGAGCAGTCCGCCTGCTCGCACCAGCTGCGGCTGCTGCGCAACCTGGGGCTGGTGGTGGGTGAGCGGCGCGGTCGTTCGGTCGTCTACGCGCTGCACGACCACCATGTCGCCGAGCTGCTCGACCAGGCCGTCTACCACGTGGAGCATCTGCGCCTGGGCATCAGCGACGCGGCGGAGTGA
- a CDS encoding TatD family hydrolase: MRIFDPHIHMTSRTTDDYEAMYAAGVRAVVEPAFWLGQPRTSPESFYDYFDGLLGWEPHRAAQFGIQHFCTIALNPKEANDPRCLPVLDELDRYLAKDRVVAVGEIGYDSMTPEEDEALARQLQLAIEHELPALVHTPHRDKAAGTRRTLDVVRESGIAPELVVLDHLNELTVGMVLDSGCWAGFSIYPKTKMSEDRMVEILKEHGTQRMLVNSAADWGRSDPLKTRRTADAMLAAGFDDDAVDEVLWRNPVAFYGRSGRLELEEPKPDEAATFQGNSIRRGGA; this comes from the coding sequence GTGCGGATCTTCGACCCCCATATCCACATGACCTCCCGGACGACCGACGACTACGAGGCGATGTACGCCGCCGGGGTGCGCGCGGTCGTCGAGCCCGCCTTCTGGCTGGGACAGCCCCGCACCTCGCCCGAGAGCTTCTACGACTACTTCGACGGGCTGCTGGGCTGGGAGCCGCACCGCGCCGCCCAGTTCGGCATCCAGCACTTCTGCACCATCGCGCTCAACCCGAAGGAGGCGAACGACCCCCGCTGCCTCCCGGTCCTCGACGAACTGGACCGTTACCTCGCCAAGGACCGGGTCGTCGCCGTCGGCGAGATCGGCTACGACTCGATGACCCCTGAGGAGGACGAGGCGCTCGCCCGTCAGCTCCAGCTCGCCATCGAGCACGAGCTGCCCGCCCTCGTGCACACCCCGCACCGCGACAAGGCCGCCGGTACCCGGCGCACCCTGGACGTCGTACGGGAGTCGGGTATCGCCCCCGAACTCGTCGTCCTCGACCACCTCAACGAGCTCACCGTCGGCATGGTCCTCGACAGCGGCTGCTGGGCCGGGTTCTCGATCTACCCGAAGACCAAGATGAGCGAGGACCGGATGGTCGAGATCCTCAAGGAGCACGGGACACAGCGGATGCTGGTCAACTCCGCTGCCGACTGGGGGCGTTCGGACCCGCTGAAGACGCGGAGGACCGCCGACGCCATGCTCGCCGCCGGGTTCGACGACGACGCCGTGGACGAGGTGCTGTGGCGCAACCCCGTCGCCTTCTACGGCCGGAGCGGGCGGCTGGAGCTGGAGGAGCCCAAGCCGGACGAGGCGGCCACCTTCCAGGGCAACTCCATACGCCGCGGGGGAGCGTGA
- a CDS encoding EboA domain-containing protein, giving the protein MVVETGSSTAPPDHPHPALTDVLDPTARTWLDDGAAKVAAEPAAVRRLFPAARRRCGHGRLTAYWTVDEAARAVLLTALPLRGQALADEVAGLHRHGDPAEQRAVLRTLPLLELGDLALPLVRETLRGNDTTLIEAALGPYAAAHLPDAEYRQAVLKCVFCEIPLDRVSGLGARADRELARMLADFAHERIVAGRDVPEDILPVVRAFPDVIGAELNQALKEEG; this is encoded by the coding sequence ATGGTTGTCGAAACCGGCTCCTCCACGGCCCCGCCGGACCACCCCCACCCCGCCCTGACCGACGTACTGGACCCCACCGCCCGCACCTGGCTGGACGACGGCGCCGCCAAGGTCGCCGCCGAACCGGCCGCCGTGCGGCGTCTCTTCCCCGCCGCCCGAAGGCGCTGCGGACACGGGCGCCTCACCGCATACTGGACCGTCGACGAGGCCGCCCGGGCCGTCCTGCTCACGGCCCTGCCCCTGCGCGGCCAGGCCCTCGCCGACGAGGTCGCCGGCCTCCACCGGCACGGCGACCCGGCGGAGCAGCGCGCCGTCCTGCGCACCCTGCCGCTGCTCGAACTGGGCGACCTCGCGCTGCCCCTCGTACGGGAAACCCTGCGCGGCAACGACACCACCCTGATCGAGGCAGCCCTCGGCCCGTACGCCGCCGCGCACCTTCCGGACGCCGAGTACCGCCAGGCCGTACTGAAGTGCGTCTTCTGTGAGATCCCGCTCGACCGCGTCAGCGGCCTCGGCGCCCGCGCGGACCGCGAACTGGCCCGGATGCTCGCCGATTTCGCCCATGAGCGGATCGTCGCCGGGCGGGACGTACCCGAGGACATCCTGCCCGTCGTCCGTGCCTTCCCGGACGTCATCGGCGCTGAACTCAACCAGGCACTCAAGGAAGAGGGCTGA
- a CDS encoding Gfo/Idh/MocA family protein gives MTPDTAHRRAAVVGLGARARLFTEALAGPYADRFEPAGFCDVNSHRMAVHNAWLADAHPGRAPVPSYGAGDFDEMLRRERIDLVVVCTVDHTHDDYIVRALEAGCDVVTEKPMTTAADKARRILDAQQRTGREVRVAFNYRYNPVHSAVREIVASGEIGEVGSVHFEWLLDLRHGADYFRRWHRDKANSGGLMVHKSTHHFDLVNWWLGSRPETVYAQGGLFFYGDEAGRRRGLARDYDRAHGSPAAATDPFAVQLADSPLLSALYLDAEAEDGYHRDRNVFAPGVSIEDDMAVLVRYATGATLTYHLTAYSPWEGYRIAFNGSEGRLELLVEESTWTRPRPRTDTSGPVLHGAEAEETAGRTELLLRRFWEKPREIKVATGEGGHGGGDVRMLEDLFGTRAPDPLHRAADAADGARSLVTGLAANRSFETGLPVRTRDLLDL, from the coding sequence ATGACCCCCGACACCGCACACCGTCGCGCCGCCGTGGTCGGTCTGGGTGCCCGTGCCCGGCTGTTCACCGAGGCCCTGGCCGGTCCCTACGCGGACCGGTTCGAGCCGGCCGGATTCTGCGATGTCAACTCCCACCGCATGGCCGTCCACAACGCCTGGCTCGCGGATGCCCACCCGGGCCGGGCGCCCGTGCCGTCGTACGGTGCCGGGGACTTCGACGAGATGCTGCGGCGCGAGCGGATCGACCTGGTCGTGGTGTGCACGGTGGACCACACCCACGACGACTACATCGTGCGGGCTCTGGAGGCGGGCTGCGATGTCGTCACCGAGAAGCCCATGACCACGGCAGCCGACAAGGCCCGCCGTATCCTCGACGCACAGCAGCGCACCGGCCGCGAGGTGCGGGTCGCCTTCAACTACCGTTACAACCCGGTGCATTCGGCGGTACGGGAGATCGTCGCGTCCGGGGAGATCGGCGAGGTCGGCTCGGTGCACTTCGAGTGGCTGCTCGATCTGCGGCACGGCGCCGACTACTTCCGCCGCTGGCACCGCGACAAGGCCAACTCCGGCGGCCTGATGGTGCACAAGTCCACACACCACTTCGACCTGGTCAACTGGTGGTTGGGCAGCCGTCCCGAGACCGTGTACGCGCAGGGCGGCCTGTTCTTCTACGGCGACGAGGCCGGCCGGCGCCGCGGCCTCGCCCGTGACTACGACCGCGCCCACGGCTCCCCCGCCGCCGCGACCGACCCCTTCGCCGTACAGCTGGCCGACTCGCCCCTGCTCAGTGCCCTGTACCTGGACGCGGAGGCGGAGGACGGCTACCACCGCGACCGGAACGTGTTCGCGCCCGGCGTGAGCATCGAGGACGACATGGCGGTCCTGGTCCGCTACGCCACCGGCGCCACCCTCACCTACCACCTGACCGCGTACTCCCCCTGGGAGGGCTACCGGATCGCCTTCAACGGCAGCGAAGGGCGCCTGGAGCTGCTGGTGGAGGAGTCGACCTGGACCCGGCCCCGGCCGCGCACGGACACCTCCGGCCCCGTCCTGCACGGCGCCGAGGCGGAGGAGACCGCCGGACGCACCGAGCTGCTGCTGCGCCGCTTCTGGGAGAAGCCGCGCGAGATCAAGGTGGCGACCGGCGAGGGCGGGCACGGCGGCGGTGACGTACGCATGCTGGAGGACCTCTTCGGCACCCGGGCACCGGACCCCCTGCACCGCGCGGCGGACGCGGCCGACGGCGCCCGCTCCCTGGTCACCGGCCTCGCCGCGAACCGCTCCTTCGAGACGGGCCTGCCGGTACGGACGCGGGATCTGCTGGACCTGTGA
- a CDS encoding alkaline phosphatase family protein, protein MTASANRVVVLDIVGLTPNLLRHMPAVAALGERGFQSRLDTVLPAVTCTVQSTLLTGEPPATHGAVANGWYFRDLGEVMLWRQHNALVGGEKIWETARKANPDYKVANICWWYAMGADVDWTVTPRPVYYSDGRKEPDCYTWPPSLHDELTDRLGPFPLFTYWGPNAGMPSTQWILAAARQVFDEHRPDLTLVYIPQMDYEPQRSGPDSPATIAAARQLDDALGPLIDHFLREGATVVALSEYGITPVSRPVDINRALRRAGLLEVYTQDGMEYLDPWTSRAFAVADHQVAHVYVRDPADIDAVAKLVGELDGVDQVLDADGKAAHGLDHERSGELVALADPDAWFTYYYWLDDDRAPDFARQVEIHRKPGYDPAELLYDETVPAVKLRAVGQVARKKLGFRYRLKTVPLNPSGVRGSHGRLPADPDHGPVLLCSEPDGAREAYAATEVKSLLLDLAGLPTEGTEK, encoded by the coding sequence ATGACCGCATCGGCGAACCGCGTGGTCGTACTCGACATCGTCGGCCTGACCCCGAACCTCCTCCGGCACATGCCCGCCGTGGCCGCCCTCGGCGAGCGCGGCTTCCAGTCCCGCCTCGACACCGTGCTCCCCGCCGTGACCTGCACCGTCCAGTCCACCCTGCTCACCGGCGAACCCCCGGCCACGCACGGCGCCGTGGCCAACGGCTGGTACTTCCGCGACCTCGGCGAAGTCATGCTGTGGCGCCAGCACAACGCGCTCGTCGGCGGCGAGAAGATCTGGGAGACGGCCCGTAAGGCGAACCCCGACTACAAGGTCGCCAACATCTGCTGGTGGTACGCGATGGGAGCCGACGTCGACTGGACCGTCACCCCGCGCCCCGTCTACTACTCCGACGGCCGCAAGGAACCGGACTGCTACACCTGGCCGCCGTCCCTGCACGACGAACTCACCGACCGGCTCGGCCCGTTCCCCCTGTTCACCTACTGGGGTCCGAACGCGGGCATGCCCTCCACCCAGTGGATCCTGGCCGCCGCCCGCCAGGTCTTCGACGAACACCGCCCCGACCTCACGCTCGTCTACATCCCGCAGATGGACTACGAACCCCAGCGCTCAGGCCCGGACTCACCCGCCACCATCGCCGCGGCCCGCCAACTCGACGACGCGCTAGGCCCGTTGATTGACCACTTCCTACGGGAGGGCGCCACCGTCGTCGCGCTCAGTGAGTACGGCATCACGCCCGTCTCCCGCCCGGTCGACATCAACCGCGCCCTGCGCCGGGCAGGCCTGCTGGAGGTGTACACGCAGGACGGCATGGAGTACCTCGACCCCTGGACCTCGCGCGCCTTCGCGGTCGCCGACCACCAGGTCGCCCACGTCTACGTCCGCGACCCGGCCGACATCGACGCGGTCGCGAAACTGGTCGGTGAACTCGACGGCGTGGACCAGGTGCTGGACGCCGACGGCAAGGCGGCCCACGGCCTGGACCACGAGCGCTCGGGCGAGCTCGTCGCACTCGCCGACCCCGACGCCTGGTTCACGTACTACTACTGGCTGGACGACGATCGGGCCCCCGACTTCGCCCGCCAGGTCGAGATCCACCGCAAGCCCGGCTACGACCCCGCCGAGCTGCTCTACGACGAGACCGTCCCCGCGGTGAAGCTGCGGGCCGTCGGTCAGGTCGCCCGCAAGAAGCTCGGCTTCCGCTACCGCCTCAAGACCGTCCCGCTGAACCCGTCCGGCGTCCGCGGCAGTCACGGCCGGCTGCCCGCCGACCCCGACCACGGCCCCGTACTGCTGTGCTCGGAGCCGGACGGAGCGAGGGAGGCGTACGCGGCGACGGAGGTCAAGTCGCTGCTCCTGGACCTCGCGGGCCTGCCCACGGAAGGAACGGAGAAATGA
- the eboE gene encoding metabolite traffic protein EboE, with protein sequence MRFLHPDGTTVHLGYCSNVHQAEDLKGVIAQLAQYAEPVRERLGADRLGIGLWLARPVVTELADDEAALERLKAELRARGLETVTLNAFPYAGFHREVVKKDVYLPDWADEARLKYTLDCARVLAALLPDGVGHGSVSTLPLAWRTPWTPACADEARRALDRLTTGLAALEAWTGRRIRVGFEPEPGCVVETTTQAVRELRGLDPDRLGVCLDACHLAVQFEEPAEALRRLAEAGLPVVKLQASCAVEAEHPADPAARAALHRLAEPRFLHQTRTPADGDVLAVDDLPDALDGDLPADGGPWRVHFHAPLHTEPEPPLRTTAGQLDQVLAGLLGGASAGCDHIEVETYTWSVLPEPPTDLPGGIAAELAWVRDRLTGLGLKEDPS encoded by the coding sequence ATGCGCTTCCTGCATCCGGACGGTACGACCGTCCACCTCGGCTACTGCAGCAACGTCCACCAGGCGGAGGACCTCAAGGGCGTGATCGCCCAGCTCGCGCAGTACGCCGAGCCCGTGCGCGAGCGCCTCGGCGCAGACCGCCTGGGGATCGGCCTGTGGCTGGCGCGCCCCGTGGTCACCGAACTCGCCGACGACGAAGCCGCGTTGGAGCGACTGAAGGCGGAGCTGCGGGCACGCGGCCTGGAGACCGTCACCCTCAACGCCTTTCCGTACGCCGGATTCCACCGCGAGGTCGTCAAGAAGGACGTCTACCTGCCCGACTGGGCCGACGAGGCCCGGCTGAAGTACACCCTGGACTGCGCCCGCGTCCTCGCCGCGCTCCTCCCGGACGGCGTCGGCCACGGCAGCGTCTCCACGCTGCCGCTCGCGTGGCGCACCCCGTGGACGCCCGCCTGCGCCGACGAGGCCAGGCGCGCCCTGGACCGGCTGACCACCGGGCTCGCCGCGCTGGAAGCGTGGACGGGCCGCCGTATCCGCGTCGGCTTCGAACCGGAACCCGGGTGCGTCGTCGAGACCACCACACAGGCGGTACGGGAACTGCGCGGACTGGACCCCGACCGGCTCGGCGTCTGCCTCGACGCCTGCCATCTCGCCGTGCAGTTCGAGGAGCCGGCCGAGGCGCTGCGGCGCCTCGCGGAGGCAGGGCTGCCCGTGGTCAAACTCCAGGCGTCCTGCGCGGTGGAGGCCGAGCACCCGGCCGACCCGGCCGCCCGCGCGGCCCTGCACCGGCTCGCCGAGCCCCGGTTCCTGCACCAGACCCGCACGCCGGCCGACGGTGACGTCCTCGCCGTCGACGACCTCCCGGACGCCCTCGACGGCGACCTGCCCGCCGACGGAGGCCCCTGGCGGGTCCACTTCCACGCCCCGCTGCACACCGAGCCCGAACCCCCGCTGCGCACCACCGCCGGCCAGCTCGACCAGGTCCTCGCCGGGCTGCTGGGCGGAGCCTCGGCCGGCTGCGACCACATCGAGGTCGAGACCTACACCTGGTCCGTCCTCCCTGAACCGCCCACCGACCTGCCCGGCGGCATCGCCGCCGAACTCGCCTGGGTCCGGGACCGGTTGACCGGCCTCGGCCTCAAGGAGGACCCCTCATGA
- a CDS encoding cytochrome P450, with protein sequence MTIHPPLPTIRPLLDPAPEYAKWQSEEPIRRVTVWGDNSPWLITRYEDARTVLADERFSADANHPDFPHTRPGAPPQAPGLFHQMDPPDHTRLRRMLIPDFTFRRIEQLDGAIQRICDDLLDAMTGCDATEADLVASYALPLPTLAICELLGVPYEDHGFFREKSTALTSVAGDPGEAMAARVALYGYLRGLIERRTHDPADDLISRLATERVATGEATLDEATGMVSLLLLAGHETTANMFPLAVIALLHNPAGLDALRADDSLWPGAVEELLRHLTVIHSGIRRVASEDVDLSGVRIRAGEGVVVALQSANRDPSVYADPDALDVRRDASGHVAFGHGLHQCLGQSLARAELRLGLSTLFRRLPNLRMTAPPESLALSASTVHGVRSLPVAWS encoded by the coding sequence ATGACGATCCACCCGCCGCTCCCCACCATCCGGCCCCTGCTCGACCCGGCCCCCGAATACGCCAAGTGGCAGTCCGAGGAGCCGATCCGCCGGGTCACGGTCTGGGGCGACAACAGCCCCTGGCTGATCACCCGGTACGAGGACGCCCGTACGGTGCTGGCCGACGAGCGTTTCAGCGCCGACGCCAACCACCCCGACTTCCCCCACACCCGCCCGGGCGCCCCGCCGCAGGCCCCCGGCCTCTTCCACCAGATGGACCCGCCGGACCACACCCGGCTGCGCCGCATGCTGATCCCCGACTTCACCTTCCGGCGCATCGAGCAGCTGGACGGCGCCATCCAGCGGATCTGCGACGACCTCCTGGACGCGATGACCGGCTGCGATGCGACGGAGGCCGACCTGGTCGCCTCGTACGCCCTGCCCCTGCCCACCCTCGCCATCTGCGAACTGCTCGGCGTCCCCTACGAGGACCACGGCTTCTTCCGGGAGAAGTCCACCGCCCTCACCAGCGTCGCCGGCGACCCTGGCGAGGCGATGGCCGCCCGAGTGGCGCTCTACGGCTATCTGCGCGGCCTCATCGAGCGGCGCACGCACGACCCCGCCGACGACCTGATCTCCCGCCTGGCCACGGAACGCGTCGCGACCGGCGAGGCCACGCTCGACGAGGCGACCGGCATGGTCTCCCTGCTCCTCCTGGCCGGCCACGAGACGACGGCGAACATGTTCCCGCTGGCCGTGATCGCCCTGCTGCACAACCCCGCCGGGCTGGACGCGCTGCGCGCCGACGACTCGCTGTGGCCGGGCGCGGTGGAGGAACTCCTGCGCCATCTGACCGTCATCCACTCCGGGATACGGCGGGTCGCCTCCGAGGACGTCGACCTGTCCGGCGTCCGTATCCGCGCGGGGGAAGGCGTGGTGGTGGCGTTGCAGTCCGCCAACCGCGACCCGTCCGTGTACGCCGACCCCGACGCCCTCGACGTCCGGCGGGACGCGAGCGGCCATGTCGCCTTCGGGCACGGCCTGCACCAGTGCCTCGGCCAGTCGCTGGCCCGCGCCGAACTCCGCCTCGGCCTGTCCACCCTGTTCCGCAGGCTTCCGAACCTGCGCATGACGGCCCCGCCCGAGTCGCTCGCCCTGTCGGCGAGCACGGTCCACGGGGTGCGCTCGCTGCCGGTCGCCTGGTCATGA